Genomic window (Chryseobacterium bernardetii):
GTACCGTTAAGAGCATCCGTTAAAGATGGATAATATTTTTTTGTATACCCGGCCGGGTTTGGAACAACGGCGGCATTAATAAGATTAAAAGAAGCTGTTAATGGGTTGCTTTCTATAAAACATGATTCTATATCAACATCATAAACAGTCACAACCGGATGGGTATTCAATGTGATTTTAGCAGTACTTATACATCCTTGTGCGGTAATTACCCTTACATATATAGTCCCGGGAGGAGAAACATAGGCTGAAGGAGTAGTGATCTGGTTTGTGCTGGCATTAAGGTCATATATACTTGGATAGAACTCTTTGGTAACACCTGTTAAAGTGGTAACAGCTGCAGCGTTGAGGTCAAAAATACCAACTCCGCCATTATTGTTATTGCATTCTGTAAGGCTTGCATCTGTTGCCGCAAATGGCGTAGGGTTCAGCTCTATAATACCATCTCCATTATCACAAAGCGTTGATGTAGGATCTTTAACAACTACTTTAATGATAGTGTTTCCTGTATATTGAAAGCTGGCAGGGTTGGCAATAGGAGTAGCTGTCCCTAATATATAATAGGTGAAAATATAGTTTCCAGGATTGTTTACAAATTGTGTATTGTATGAAGTAAGATCTACTGTTCCGCTTCCGGTTGCTGGGTTGGTGCAAACAAAAGGTTTAATGGTATTGTTTAGAATAGGAACTTTATCTACAAATACTTTGACATTTTGAATAGAATGCCTGGCACTCGCTCCTCCTGTTGCAGCAGAGAAACCAAAATATCCCTGTGTCATTCCTACTGCATTCCCGGATGGTGCAAATGATTGATCGGCAATAAGTACTCCGTCTATTTTAATTTTAATAATCCAGTTGGTAGGATTGGAAAGGTCTGTTTCTCCATTTACTTCAACATGCTTGAAGTTATTACCTACAAATGGCTGGGTAGGATTCAGATCTGGAGAATGAAAAGTGCTTCCCGGGGTGTTGTTAAATTCTATATTGTTACCAGCAGTATTATTTGTACCATATAAGACATGTACTTTGCTCATTTGGCCTTCCGTGGTATTATTAAAAATGTCAAAACCCACCATTAGTCCTGATGCATTGGCTGGAATCCCAAGACCACCTCCTGATACGAATCCGGTTGGAGGGTTGGCGAGATACCAGAAGGTAAAGCCATCTCCTCGTCCAAACTGTGTTGTTCCGTTTCCATCTATTCTGAAATCAAATTCTACCTTCCATTTATCACAGTAACTTAATGTAATTGGTGTGGAGAGTTTTATTGCTCCATACTTGCTTGTTTGGTCTGTAGTAAGCCTTATGAAATCTCCGCTTACAATGGCATCTGAAACAAGATCCCAACCTGTAGTGTTTACGGGGTTTCCGGTAAGCTGATAGGTTTGAGAAAAAGTTTTTCCTGGAAAACAGAGCAAAATGCCCAGCAAAAGAAAGAGTAGATGTTTTTTCATAGTGGAAGGATTGTGATGTTGTTGTTTGTATTACTGTTTATTCCATATTTTTTACCAATACCCAACCTGAGTATTTTGTTTCAGTGTTATTTTTATCGTTTTCATTCCAGGAAATCGTGTACCAATAGGTGGCAGAAGGGATCTTCTTACCGTAAGCTCTTCCGTCCCATGTATAATTTCTTATTTTGTTTGCTTCGTAAAGCTTGTTTCCATATCTGTCATATACTGTGAATACTAAGTTTTTCTTATAAGCCAGAGCAGAGTAATCAATGAAGTCGTTTTTGTTATCTCCGTTTGGAGTGATGGCATTGATGAGGTTAGGAACAGTCACCTGAACGTCAATAGGGGAGCAGTTATAAAAATCTTTTACAAAAACCTTTACTTCTCCTCTTGCCAGACCGGTAAAAGTATTTGAGGCCTGCCAATGAATGCCGTCCAGCGAATATTGATAAGGTGATTTTCCGCCTGTTACGTTAACTGTAATTGTATTGTTGTGGATGTCAATACTGGCAATTACGGGATTGGGCGACGGTTGCACGTTCACGATTTGTGTGGTAATACAGTTTCCTGTTCTGAGTTTAACCCAATAGGTTCCTACGCTTACATCTTTAATAGAAGGTGTTTTGGCACCGGTACTCCATAAATATTCATCAAAACCAGGTCCTGCATCCAAATCTGTTTTATTTTCTATACAGATGGTTTTGTCTTTAAGAATCGAGGATTTTACAGGTGGAAGTACAACAAGGTTAATCTTTGCAACCGCAAAACATCCGTTAGTATCTATTACCTTAGCATACACAGCTGTACTTGTTGAGGTATACTGATAAGGATCGGTAATTTCGTTGGTGTTGTTAACAGCATTAGCAACGGTTGTATAATATTTTTTAATAATTCCTGTAGTGAGTGAAGTAACATTGGCTGTTGTCAGATTGAAAACACCATTCAGTATATTGTTTTCAATAAAACAGGATTGGATGGTGTCATCTCTTACAATGGTTTCAGGGTAAAAAGTAAGATTGATTTTCGCAGTACCTGTACATCCCAGTGGAGTGGTTACTTTTACATAAACAGTTCCCGGTGCAGATACATAGTTGTCCGGATACAAAATCTCATTAGTCCCTGAATTTAGATCATTGAGTGTTTTATAGTATTTTTTTGTAACACCAGGTACATCTGTTACATTAGCGGAATTTAAATTAAAAGTGGCGGTTCCGGCTTTATTGTTATTACATTCGGTAAGTGTTTTGTCGTTGGCTTTAAACGGAGCCAGATCCAGTTGGATTTTTCCATCAGGGTTATCACAGAGTACTCCTGCATTATCCTTTATAACAATGGTTACTGTTGTGTTGGCGTTAAATTCATAATTGGCAGGATTGGCAATAGGAGTTGAGCTTCCCTGAGGATAATATTTGAATGTATAATTTCCTGGATTGGCTACAAACTGGGCATTGAAATCCGTTAAGTTAACGCTTCCGTATCCGGTAGTAGGATTGGGGCAGAAAGATTGTGTAACTAAGCTTTTCAGAATAGATACTTTATCCGTGAATATTTTTACATTTTTAATGGAGTTTCTGGCTGAAGCGCCTCCTGTAGATGCAGAAAAGCCAAAGTATCCCTGTGTCATGGTTGCAGCTCCGCCTGAAGGAGCAAATGACTGTGAGGTGATGGTAACTCCATCCATTTTTACAGTAATGATCCAGCTTGTAGGGTTAGCAGGATCTGTTTCACCGGTTACTTCAACGTGTTTATAGGTATCTCCTACAAAAGGCTGTGTTGAGTTGAGGTCTGGAGAGTGGAAAGAGCTTCCGGGAGTATTGAAAAATTCAATATTGTTAGTATCTGTAGTGTTGGGAACTACTCCATAAGCGATGTGTACCTTGCTCATTTGAGCGCTGGTTGTATTATTGAAAATATCAAAACCAACCATAAAGCCAACTGCATTCTGTGGAATTCCTAATCCTGATCCCTGCTGGCTTGTTATTGGTGGATTGGCGAGATACCAAAAAGCAAATCCGTCACCTTTTCCAAACCCCGGTATTCCATTTCCATTGATTCTGAAGTCGAATTCTACTTTCCATTTATCACAATATTTTAGATTAATAGGATCATTGAGCTTTATTGCTCCGGATTTATTTCCTACATCATCAGTAAGCATGATGAAATCACCGCTTGTGGTAGCGCTGGGGACAACGGTCCATCCTGTGGTATTGATAGGGTTTCCGGTGAGTTGGTAGGTCTGGGCAAAGGCTTTTCCAGATAGAGAGAGTAAAAGAATAGAGAAGTAAAATAATAAATTTTTATTCATTTCACTAGGAATTTAATTATCAGTAAATATATTAAATCCTAGTTAATAAATGTGTATTTTATGTTAATTTTGTTAAAAAAATTAATTATTATTCAAAAAATGATATTTATTGTGATGAAGTAGTGAAAGTTGTACTCTTTATTCTGGATTTGTATTAATTAAATTAAAAGAGTGTATTGCTATCCATTCCTTCGAAATAAGTGTCAATTTCGAGGTTGGGAGAACTGGCGGCCGCCACAGCTAATTTGTCACAGAGTTCATTTTCGAAGTGGCCGGCATGTCCCTTTACCCAATGCATGGTAGGCTTATGTAGGTTATAAAGTTCAATGAATTTTTTCCATAGATCCGGATTCTTTACGTTTTTCCAGCCTCTTTTGATCCATCCGGTAATCCAATTCTGATTTACGGCATCTGCTACATATTTACTGTCGGTATATACATGGATGTCATTTTCTGTAGATTTTAGTTTTTCCAATGCAGAAATTACAGCAAGGAGTTCCATTCTGTTATTGGTAGTTTTTCTGAAGCCTTTAGAAAATGTTTTCTGATAGTTTTTTTCTGGAACGCGCATAAGGATTCCATATCCGCCTTTTCCAGGGTTTCCGCTGCATGCACCATCGGTATAAATTTCGATTTTCAAATCTTTTTTATAAAATTGAATTATTTAAAACGGGAAGTCATCGTCATCGTCAAAGTCATTCATGGAGGAGCCTGAAAGTTTCGAACTGTCCGGAAGATCAAATGCTGCTCCTGGCTGGATTGTAGTTTTAATTTTATCAAAACCGCTCGGCTCGCCGAAGTTTGACGGATATCCGCCTCCGTTACCACCGTCAAAAGCGGCTTCAATATCCCCGAATTTTGCAAAATGCTTTAAGAAAGATAATCTTACATCAGCCGTAGCTCCATTTCTGTGTTTGGCAATAATCAATTCAGCTTGGTTTTCAGTAGAGGTTTCCTGTCCTTCTTCATCATTATCCCAAACGGCAATCTTATAATATTCAGGTCTGAAGATGAAAGATACAATATCCGCATCCTGCTCAATCGCTCCGGATTCCCTTAGGTCTGAAAGCTGAGGCCTTTTTCCTGGTCGTGTTTCCACACTACGGGAAAGCTGGGAAAGTGCAATTACCGGAACATTCAGTTCTTTTGCAATCGCTTTTAATGAACGGGAGATCATGGAGATTTCCTGTTCACGGTTTCCAACTCCTTTTCCGCCACCACCGGCAGTCATAAGCTGAAGATAGTCGACCATTATTAGTCTTACGCCATGCTGCATTACCAGTCTTCGGCACTTTGCACGGAAGTCGAAGATGGAGAGCGATGGAGTTTCGTCAATATATAAAGGGGCATTTTCCAATTCAGAAACATTGGAAAATAGCCTTTGCCATTCTTCATCGTCAAGAGTCCCTTTTCTCAGCTTTTCGGATGAGATTCTTGTTTCGGATGCGATCATTCTGGTGATAAGCTGTACTGAGGCCATCTCGAGAGAGAATAATGCCATTGGGATTTTGTGTCCTACAGCAATATTTCTTGCCATCGAAAGAAGAAATGCGGTTTTTCCCATCGCGGGACGTGCTGCAATGATAATAAGGTCGGAATTCTGCCAGCCTCCGGTTTCTTTATCTACATCGCGGAATCCTGAAGGAACTCCTGAAAGTCCCTGTTTATCCTTTAACGATTTGATAGTGTCAATAGCCTGCTTTACCAGTGAGTTGGCAGTGTCAAATCCTTTTTTAATGGTTCCGTTAGTAATCTCAAAGAAAGACTGTTCTGCCTTATCCAGCAGTTCAAATACATCAGTGGATTCTTTATAAGAAGAATCAATTACATTCGCGGAAACGTTAATAAGGCTTCTTAAAATATATTTTTCAAGGATAACACGAACGTGATATTCAATATGGGCAGATGAGCTTACTCCCATAGTAAGATCAATGATATAATGGTCTCCTCCGGCCTGGCTTAGCTTATCTTCTTTCTTAAGATCCTGAATAATAGTCATTAAATCTACCGGATGGTT
Coding sequences:
- a CDS encoding T9SS type B sorting domain-containing protein, whose translation is MKKHLLFLLLGILLCFPGKTFSQTYQLTGNPVNTTGWDLVSDAIVSGDFIRLTTDQTSKYGAIKLSTPITLSYCDKWKVEFDFRIDGNGTTQFGRGDGFTFWYLANPPTGFVSGGGLGIPANASGLMVGFDIFNNTTEGQMSKVHVLYGTNNTAGNNIEFNNTPGSTFHSPDLNPTQPFVGNNFKHVEVNGETDLSNPTNWIIKIKIDGVLIADQSFAPSGNAVGMTQGYFGFSAATGGASARHSIQNVKVFVDKVPILNNTIKPFVCTNPATGSGTVDLTSYNTQFVNNPGNYIFTYYILGTATPIANPASFQYTGNTIIKVVVKDPTSTLCDNGDGIIELNPTPFAATDASLTECNNNNGGVGIFDLNAAAVTTLTGVTKEFYPSIYDLNASTNQITTPSAYVSPPGTIYVRVITAQGCISTAKITLNTHPVVTVYDVDIESCFIESNPLTASFNLINAAVVPNPAGYTKKYYPSLTDALNGTNEITTPASYIAPNGVAYVKVFNTIGCFSIAKVTLTVKAPVPSRVLKDKIICMESKTTLDAGPGFKSYEWSTGATTQSIKDVGVGVYWVKLKTGECITTQNVTVFPAESPVISSVDISGGSVTVNVNGGMPPYRYSMDNIVWQDSNVFTNIPRGIAKVYVKDNYNCEPTIINITIPNLINIITPNDDGINDFIDYSALAVKSNFDVNIFDRYGIQVFRADKTNGYRWNGTANGRRVPTGSYWYSVSWNEKNNMNRITPINFAGWIIVKNRN
- a CDS encoding T9SS type B sorting domain-containing protein — protein: MNKNLLFYFSILLLSLSGKAFAQTYQLTGNPINTTGWTVVPSATTSGDFIMLTDDVGNKSGAIKLNDPINLKYCDKWKVEFDFRINGNGIPGFGKGDGFAFWYLANPPITSQQGSGLGIPQNAVGFMVGFDIFNNTTSAQMSKVHIAYGVVPNTTDTNNIEFFNTPGSSFHSPDLNSTQPFVGDTYKHVEVTGETDPANPTSWIITVKMDGVTITSQSFAPSGGAATMTQGYFGFSASTGGASARNSIKNVKIFTDKVSILKSLVTQSFCPNPTTGYGSVNLTDFNAQFVANPGNYTFKYYPQGSSTPIANPANYEFNANTTVTIVIKDNAGVLCDNPDGKIQLDLAPFKANDKTLTECNNNKAGTATFNLNSANVTDVPGVTKKYYKTLNDLNSGTNEILYPDNYVSAPGTVYVKVTTPLGCTGTAKINLTFYPETIVRDDTIQSCFIENNILNGVFNLTTANVTSLTTGIIKKYYTTVANAVNNTNEITDPYQYTSTSTAVYAKVIDTNGCFAVAKINLVVLPPVKSSILKDKTICIENKTDLDAGPGFDEYLWSTGAKTPSIKDVSVGTYWVKLRTGNCITTQIVNVQPSPNPVIASIDIHNNTITVNVTGGKSPYQYSLDGIHWQASNTFTGLARGEVKVFVKDFYNCSPIDVQVTVPNLINAITPNGDNKNDFIDYSALAYKKNLVFTVYDRYGNKLYEANKIRNYTWDGRAYGKKIPSATYWYTISWNENDKNNTETKYSGWVLVKNME
- the rnhA gene encoding ribonuclease HI encodes the protein MKIEIYTDGACSGNPGKGGYGILMRVPEKNYQKTFSKGFRKTTNNRMELLAVISALEKLKSTENDIHVYTDSKYVADAVNQNWITGWIKRGWKNVKNPDLWKKFIELYNLHKPTMHWVKGHAGHFENELCDKLAVAAASSPNLEIDTYFEGMDSNTLF
- the dnaB gene encoding replicative DNA helicase, with the translated sequence MAQKETLSSLTHGNFAKELSIADGKMPPNAVDFERLVIGTFLIDKKGLDHSIDLLTPEVFYDPRHQVIFSTILKLYEGNHPVDLMTIIQDLKKEDKLSQAGGDHYIIDLTMGVSSSAHIEYHVRVILEKYILRSLINVSANVIDSSYKESTDVFELLDKAEQSFFEITNGTIKKGFDTANSLVKQAIDTIKSLKDKQGLSGVPSGFRDVDKETGGWQNSDLIIIAARPAMGKTAFLLSMARNIAVGHKIPMALFSLEMASVQLITRMIASETRISSEKLRKGTLDDEEWQRLFSNVSELENAPLYIDETPSLSIFDFRAKCRRLVMQHGVRLIMVDYLQLMTAGGGGKGVGNREQEISMISRSLKAIAKELNVPVIALSQLSRSVETRPGKRPQLSDLRESGAIEQDADIVSFIFRPEYYKIAVWDNDEEGQETSTENQAELIIAKHRNGATADVRLSFLKHFAKFGDIEAAFDGGNGGGYPSNFGEPSGFDKIKTTIQPGAAFDLPDSSKLSGSSMNDFDDDDDFPF